A region of the Candidatus Baltobacteraceae bacterium genome:
TCACGCGATCTGCCGACGATGCTCCTCAACACCTCGAGCACCGTTGCCAGCGCCGAAGGCAAGTACGCGATTACGATGCCGATCGCTCCCGACTACTTCCGCGGCAGCATCATCACGGTGAATGCCGCTTTGACCGAAGGCGGACCCGCGTCGACGACCACCTACAAAGTGGGTGCGCCGAATCCAAACGTGTCCATCGAGTCGGGCGACCCCCTCTGAGGTTCAGTTCTCACATACTCATTCGCTTCCGTAAGGAGATGGAACATCAATGAAAACAGCTCTGGTAAACCTCGTCCGCGACGACAGCGGCGCAACCCTCGTGGAATATGGGCTGATCGTCAGCCTGATCGCGATCGCATGTATCGCTGCGATCACGCTGTTGGGCGGAAGAATCTCGACCATGTTCAACACAATCGGAACGGATCTCTAAAGAGATGCGCGGGGTCGCGATGACCGCATACGCGGACAAGTTCTTCCGAGATGAATCGGGAGCAACCATGATCGAGTATGCGCTCATCGTGACCCTTATCGCGGTCGCGTGCATCACCGCTTTGACACTCGTTTATTCGAGCGTCGCTGGTTTTTTCACGACCG
Encoded here:
- a CDS encoding Flp family type IVb pilin, which encodes MKTALVNLVRDDSGATLVEYGLIVSLIAIACIAAITLLGGRISTMFNTIGTDL
- a CDS encoding Flp family type IVb pilin, producing the protein MTAYADKFFRDESGATMIEYALIVTLIAVACITALTLVYSSVAGFFTTVANAM